The region TCCCTTCTGCCCCTGTCGCAGAAGGAGGTTGTCGTGACAGGCTATCCGCAGCCGCTGCCTTTGTTTACGGTGACGATGGAGGACGGGACCAAGCGCGAGCTCGCGCAAGTTCGGCGGATCGGCATCCAGGCGCAGATGATTGATCCGGCCAATCCAAGTCAGCAATTCAGGGTCCCCATCGACAAACGCACCCCCGTCCGCCAATTCTCCCTGGCGACGGAGAATTATTCGGAGCCGCTGCAACGGTTCGCTTTTCCGCGGTTTCTCGCCAATTCGGTTTTCGTGACCGTGGTCGCGACCCTGATCACGCTTCTGATCAACTCCATGGCGGCCTATGCTCTTTCGATCTATGAGTTCAAGGGCAAGAACGCCGCCATGCTCATGGTGATCGGAACGCTCATGATCCCGATCACCATCATCTTGGTGCCGGTCTATCTCGTCGTGACCAAGCTCGGGCTCGTCAATTCGCTCTGGGCCGTGATCCTGCCGGGCGCGGCGACGCCGACGGGCGTGTTCCTCCTGCGTCAATATATGCTGACCTTGCCGCGCGATCTCATCGAAGCGGCCCGCATGGACAAGGCATCAGAGTGGCAGATCTACTGGCGGATCGTGATGCCCCTGACCCTACCGGCACTTGCGGTCCTGACGATCTTCTCGATCATGTGGCGTTGGAACGAGTTCCTGTGGCCGCTCGCCGTGCTGACGAAGACGGAATCCTACACGCTGCAGATCGGCCTCAATGCCTTCCAGGGCGAATTGCAGACCCAGTGGCAGTATCTCCTGGCGATGACCGTGATGACCCTGACCCCAGTCGCTCTCGTCTTCGTGTTCCTGCAACGCTTCATCACCACCGGTATCGCCAATACCGGGATGAAATAACCGGACTGGATGAATCATGGCAGAGCTGCAACTCACCGACATCAAGAAATCCTACGGCGCCACTACGATCATTCATGGCATCGATCTTGCTATCGACGACGGCGAGTTCGTGGTGTTCGTCGGTCCGTCCGGCTGCGGAAAGTCCACGCTTCTGCGCATCATCGCCGGGCTGGAGACGGTCAGCGGCGGTGATATCCGGATCGACGGGAAGAGCGTGACGAACGTGCCGGCCTCAGACCGCGGACTGGCGATGGTGTTCCAGTCCTATGCGCTCTATCCGCATATGAGCGTTTACAAGAACATGGCCTTCGCTCTCGAGAACATGGGCCTCGGCCAGCCTGAAATCGATCAGCGCGTCCGCCGCGCGGCTCAAATGCTCCGGCTGACCGATTACCTCGACCGCAAGCCAAAGGCTCTCTCGGGGGGGCAGCGCCAGCGCGTTGCGATCGGACGCGCCATCGTGCGCGATCCCAAGATCTTCCTGTTCGACGAGCCACTGTCGAATCTCGACGCGGAGCTGCGTGTCGCGACGCGCAAGGAGCTCGCCGCCCTGCACGGGGAGATCGGTGGCACCATGATCTACGTCACGCACGATCAGGTCGAGGCCATGACTCTGGCCGATCGCATCGTGGTGCTGCATTCGGGGCGTATCGAGCAGATCGGCACGCCGCTCGAAGTCTACAATCATCCGGCCAACCTTTTCGTGGCAGGTTTTATCGGCTCGCCCCGCATGAACCTGCTCCCGGGCCGCGTGGCGGCGTCGGGTCAAGTCGTGATAGGGGCCGACGCGCGGACAATTTCCGTGCCTTCGACCGGGCATGCGTCCGCGGGGGACAGCGTCACGCTGGGTGCACGTCCCGAACATATCGATGTCGTAGACGAAACCGAGGCGGATCTCGCCATCACGATCGACTTGGTGGAGCAGCTCGGTGGCGAGACATACCTGTATGGGTCTGGTCCTGGCCTGCCGCAGATCACTGTGCGCCAGAATGGTCAGGCCACATACGACCGGAGCCACAGGATCGGGCTGCGGCTCAAGCGCGATGCGCTTCACCTGTTCGACGCAGACGGAAACGCGATCCGGATTCGCTGATATTCCTGAGGAGACCTTTTTCGATGAAAGCATTGACTGAGGGCCGCTATAGCGGCCGCGACGGAATCTGGGCCGTGTTCGAATTGGGCTGGAACACGCAGATGCGCATCGGGATTCTCGAGCATGACATCGGACGGGTCATCCTGAAGCGTGACGGCGGCCATCGTCTCGATCGGGGCTGGAGCATCGCGCCCAACGGGGGCGAGCCGTCGTACGAAGGCAGAGCAAGGGATTCCGTGGAGGGGTTTGCCTGCCCGGAAGCATCCGTCACGGAACAGGACGGTACCGTGGTGCTTGCCGCTAAAGGCCTGACGGCTATCGTCACCTTGTCTCCCTTCGGAATTGCCTGGCACCGGACCGGCGAGAATCGTCCCTTCCTGCAGGATCGTCGGACGCAGGCTTATTTCGTGTCGCGCAAGACCGGCGCGCTTCAGCACGTCATGGCGCGCGATGATCAGGAGCGCCATTACGGCCTGGGCGACAAGGCGGGGCCTCTCGATCATACGGGCCGCCGCTTCAAAATCGACGCCGTCGACCCCTGCGGGTTCGATGCGGAGCTCAGCGACCCGCTCTACAAGATGATCCCGTTCCTCATGGTCGACGGGCCAACGGGCGCTCACGGCATCTTCTACGACAATCTCGCCGTCGGCGAGATGGACCTCGGCTGCACGATCGACAACTATCACGGGCCGTTCCGGTCCTACAGCGCGCAGGACGGCGACCTCGACTTCTATGTGATGGCGGGCCCCAGCGTGCCGGATGTGGTGCGGCGGTTCTCCTGGCTCACGGGCGGTCAGGCCTTCGCACCGAAATGGTCTCTCGGCTTCGCCACCACGTCGATGACCATCGCGGATGCGCCCGACGCCGA is a window of Microvirga lotononidis DNA encoding:
- a CDS encoding carbohydrate ABC transporter permease, whose amino-acid sequence is MNIAHLVSARRNPKGWHWTDIAAYAYLLLGVVLMFGPVLWLVLSSFKTQASLLEFPPSLLPLSQKEVVVTGYPQPLPLFTVTMEDGTKRELAQVRRIGIQAQMIDPANPSQQFRVPIDKRTPVRQFSLATENYSEPLQRFAFPRFLANSVFVTVVATLITLLINSMAAYALSIYEFKGKNAAMLMVIGTLMIPITIILVPVYLVVTKLGLVNSLWAVILPGAATPTGVFLLRQYMLTLPRDLIEAARMDKASEWQIYWRIVMPLTLPALAVLTIFSIMWRWNEFLWPLAVLTKTESYTLQIGLNAFQGELQTQWQYLLAMTVMTLTPVALVFVFLQRFITTGIANTGMK
- a CDS encoding ABC transporter ATP-binding protein — encoded protein: MMAELQLTDIKKSYGATTIIHGIDLAIDDGEFVVFVGPSGCGKSTLLRIIAGLETVSGGDIRIDGKSVTNVPASDRGLAMVFQSYALYPHMSVYKNMAFALENMGLGQPEIDQRVRRAAQMLRLTDYLDRKPKALSGGQRQRVAIGRAIVRDPKIFLFDEPLSNLDAELRVATRKELAALHGEIGGTMIYVTHDQVEAMTLADRIVVLHSGRIEQIGTPLEVYNHPANLFVAGFIGSPRMNLLPGRVAASGQVVIGADARTISVPSTGHASAGDSVTLGARPEHIDVVDETEADLAITIDLVEQLGGETYLYGSGPGLPQITVRQNGQATYDRSHRIGLRLKRDALHLFDADGNAIRIR